From Fundulus heteroclitus isolate FHET01 chromosome 5, MU-UCD_Fhet_4.1, whole genome shotgun sequence, a single genomic window includes:
- the col9a1a gene encoding collagen, type IX, alpha 1a isoform X1 codes for MALFRIHQVVVLLQIVLICSAQRGPVGPRGPPGPPGIPGVPGVDGIDGERGEDSTIDGAVGPAGDNGKDGSAGVPGLPGADGPVGPPGDPGPVGLKGSKGEPGARGPAGEPGVGPDGSDGIPGTDGLPGELGKVGPPGARGRRGPVGLPGSAGPRGPPAVYEGEDLCPNACPAGLTGYSGLPGMKGHKGAKGESGEPGRQGHKGEEGDQGPPGDVGAQGLPGPGGARGLPGIMGSKGDRGPRGKSGDVGPRGIQGAPGDPGQRGGTGESGQIGTQGDRGPPGIRGVPGPKGEPGLPGPDGREGIPGLPGSKGLPGKSGAPGDAGTQGLPGLPGTYGMKGHSGVKGKIGDPGVVGLMGSPGKQGERGDQGEVGPAGPRGGPGERGERGPVGPPGLPGARGSKGDPGFPGLPGPAGYRGQKGDRGSVGLTGPKGDQGPSGAEGIPGDKGEVGDQGEPGEKGSQGPPGETGSKGPEGGRGLPGKEGKPGQPGPRGMQGDTGVPGLPGHQGPAGKPPTDRHIKQVCMRVMQEQLAQLAASLSRPESGVSGLPGPPGPPGPPGAPGENGFPGHSGSRGLPGLKGPPGLIGSKGPKGDQGDRGDRGPTLRGPKGEPGVPGLPGEPGRPAYGTNGRDGERGPRGVPGINGVPGPPGPAGRNGYCEPSQCVPTMVVSNGQGKNSETKGPSDM; via the exons ATGGCACTCTTTAGGATCCATCAGGTGGTGGTTTTACTGCAGATTGTGCTGATTTGCTCAGCTCAG agGGGTCCGGTTGGTCCGAGAGGCCCCCCTGGACCGCCTGGCATCCCTGGAGTACCTGGAGTGGATGGAATCGAC ggtgaaagaggagaggatTCCACTATAGATGGAGCAGTT GGTCCTGCCGGAGATAATGGCAAAGATGGGTCTGCTGGGGTACCAGGCCTTCCAGGAGCAGAT GGGCCTGTGGGACCCCCAGGGGATCCGGGCCCTGTGGGCCTAAAAGGCTCAAAG GGCGAACCTGGAGCTCGGGGACCTGCTGGAGAACCT GGTGTAGGACCTGATGGATCTGAC GGTATTCCTGGTACAGATGGGCTACCAGGTGAACTGGGGAAAGTCGGACCTCCT GGAGCGAGAGGGAGGAGAGGTCCAGTTGGTctacctggttctgctggtccgCGG GGACCTCCAGCTGTTTACGAGGGTGAGGATCTG TGTCCGAATGCCTGCCCTGCAGGTCTGACAGGATATTCTGGACTCCCTGGAATGAAA GGCCACAAAGGGGCTAAGGGCGAATCAGGTGAGCCCGGAAGACAAGGACACAAG GGAGAAGAGGGggatcagggacctcctggtgACGTTGGAGCTCAAGGACTGCCA GGCCCAGGTGGAGCGAGAGGCCTTCCAGGAATAATGGGCTCCAAAGGAGACAGG GGACCTCGTGGAAAGTCTGGTGATGTAGGCCCTCGTGGAATTCAGGGAGCACCA GGGGACCCAGGTCAACGAGGTGGGACGGGAGAGAGCGGACAAATAGGAACAcag GGGGACCGGGGCCCACCAGGAATCAGGGGTGTGCCAGGGCCAAAAGGAGAACCA GGCCTTCCTGGTCCAGATGGTCGTGAAGGAATACCTGGGCTGCCTGGTTCAAag GGTCTACCAGGGAAAAGTGGGGCTCCAGGAGACGCAGGCACACAGGGACTTCCT GGTTTACCAGGTACATATGGCATGAAAGGCCACAGCGGTGTAAAG GGCAAAATAGGGGATCCAGGAGTTGTGGGACTGATGGGGTCTCCAGGGAAACAA GGGGAGCGAGGAGACCAAGGGGAGGTGGGACCTGCcggacccagaggaggacca GGTGAACGTGGGGAGAGAGGACCAGTTGGCCCTCCAGGATTACCAGGAGCCAGA GGAAGCAAAGGGGACCCAGGCTTTCCAGGACTTCCCGGTCCCGCTGGTTATCGAGGTCAAAAGGGGGACAGG GGTTCTGTTGGCCTCACTGGCCCTAAAGGAGACCAG GGACCCTCAGGTGCTGAAGGAATACCAGGAGATAAAGGCGAAGTG GGTGATCAAGGAGAACCAGGAGAGAAAGGATCG CAAGGTCCACCAGGAGAGACAGGAAGCAAAGGACCTGAAGGAGGCCGTGGGCTGCCAGGCAAAGAGGGCAAGCCTGGTCAGCCGGGGCCACGGGGCATGCAGGGAGACACCGGCGTACCAGGACTACCTGGACATCAGGGACCAGCG GGCAAACCGCCAACAGACAGACACATCAAGCAGGTCTGCATGAGAGTAATGCAAG agcagctggcCCAGTTAGCAGCCAGCCTGAGCAGGCCTGAATCAGGCGTCTCCGGGCTTCCCGGCCCCCCCGGCCCACCTGGACCACCAGGTGCTCCCGGAGAGAACGGCTTTCCGGGCCACAGTGGGTCACGAGGTCTCCCTGGTTTGAAGGGTCCACCCGGGTTAATCGGAAGCAAAGGACCGAAAG GTGACCAGGGGGACAGAGGGGACAGAGGCCCCACACTGAGAGGGCCCAAAGGAGAACCAGGGGTCCCTGGTCTACCAG GTGAACCCGGTCGACCTGCTTACGGCACGAACGGCCGTGATGGAGAGCGCGGACCGCGCGGTGTTCCTGGAATCAACGGCGTTCCAGGGCCTCCGGGGCCCGCCGGCAGGAACGGCTACTGTGAGCCGTCGCAATGCGTCCCTACCATGGTGGTGTCGAACGGCCAGGGGAAGAACTCTGAGACCAAGGGCCCCAGCGACATGTGA
- the col9a1a gene encoding collagen, type IX, alpha 1a isoform X2, which produces MALFRIHQVVVLLQIVLICSAQRGPVGPRGPPGPPGIPGVPGVDGIDGERGEDSTIDGAVGPAGDNGKDGSAGVPGLPGADGPVGPPGDPGPVGLKGSKGEPGARGPAGEPGVGPDGSDGIPGTDGLPGELGKVGPPGARGRRGPVGLPGSAGPRGPPAVYEGEDLCPNACPAGLTGYSGLPGMKGHKGAKGESGEPGRQGHKGEEGDQGPPGDVGAQGLPGPGGARGLPGIMGSKGDRGPRGKSGDVGPRGIQGAPGDPGQRGGTGESGQIGTQGDRGPPGIRGVPGPKGEPGLPGPDGREGIPGLPGSKGLPGKSGAPGDAGTQGLPGLPGTYGMKGHSGVKGKIGDPGVVGLMGSPGKQGERGDQGEVGPAGPRGGPGERGERGPVGPPGLPGARGSKGDPGFPGLPGPAGYRGQKGDRGSVGLTGPKGDQGPSGAEGIPGDKGEVGDQGEPGEKGSQGPPGETGSKGPEGGRGLPGKEGKPGQPGPRGMQGDTGVPGLPGHQGPAGKPPTDRHIKQVCMRVMQAGPVSSQPEQA; this is translated from the exons ATGGCACTCTTTAGGATCCATCAGGTGGTGGTTTTACTGCAGATTGTGCTGATTTGCTCAGCTCAG agGGGTCCGGTTGGTCCGAGAGGCCCCCCTGGACCGCCTGGCATCCCTGGAGTACCTGGAGTGGATGGAATCGAC ggtgaaagaggagaggatTCCACTATAGATGGAGCAGTT GGTCCTGCCGGAGATAATGGCAAAGATGGGTCTGCTGGGGTACCAGGCCTTCCAGGAGCAGAT GGGCCTGTGGGACCCCCAGGGGATCCGGGCCCTGTGGGCCTAAAAGGCTCAAAG GGCGAACCTGGAGCTCGGGGACCTGCTGGAGAACCT GGTGTAGGACCTGATGGATCTGAC GGTATTCCTGGTACAGATGGGCTACCAGGTGAACTGGGGAAAGTCGGACCTCCT GGAGCGAGAGGGAGGAGAGGTCCAGTTGGTctacctggttctgctggtccgCGG GGACCTCCAGCTGTTTACGAGGGTGAGGATCTG TGTCCGAATGCCTGCCCTGCAGGTCTGACAGGATATTCTGGACTCCCTGGAATGAAA GGCCACAAAGGGGCTAAGGGCGAATCAGGTGAGCCCGGAAGACAAGGACACAAG GGAGAAGAGGGggatcagggacctcctggtgACGTTGGAGCTCAAGGACTGCCA GGCCCAGGTGGAGCGAGAGGCCTTCCAGGAATAATGGGCTCCAAAGGAGACAGG GGACCTCGTGGAAAGTCTGGTGATGTAGGCCCTCGTGGAATTCAGGGAGCACCA GGGGACCCAGGTCAACGAGGTGGGACGGGAGAGAGCGGACAAATAGGAACAcag GGGGACCGGGGCCCACCAGGAATCAGGGGTGTGCCAGGGCCAAAAGGAGAACCA GGCCTTCCTGGTCCAGATGGTCGTGAAGGAATACCTGGGCTGCCTGGTTCAAag GGTCTACCAGGGAAAAGTGGGGCTCCAGGAGACGCAGGCACACAGGGACTTCCT GGTTTACCAGGTACATATGGCATGAAAGGCCACAGCGGTGTAAAG GGCAAAATAGGGGATCCAGGAGTTGTGGGACTGATGGGGTCTCCAGGGAAACAA GGGGAGCGAGGAGACCAAGGGGAGGTGGGACCTGCcggacccagaggaggacca GGTGAACGTGGGGAGAGAGGACCAGTTGGCCCTCCAGGATTACCAGGAGCCAGA GGAAGCAAAGGGGACCCAGGCTTTCCAGGACTTCCCGGTCCCGCTGGTTATCGAGGTCAAAAGGGGGACAGG GGTTCTGTTGGCCTCACTGGCCCTAAAGGAGACCAG GGACCCTCAGGTGCTGAAGGAATACCAGGAGATAAAGGCGAAGTG GGTGATCAAGGAGAACCAGGAGAGAAAGGATCG CAAGGTCCACCAGGAGAGACAGGAAGCAAAGGACCTGAAGGAGGCCGTGGGCTGCCAGGCAAAGAGGGCAAGCCTGGTCAGCCGGGGCCACGGGGCATGCAGGGAGACACCGGCGTACCAGGACTACCTGGACATCAGGGACCAGCG GGCAAACCGCCAACAGACAGACACATCAAGCAGGTCTGCATGAGAGTAATGCAAG ctggcCCAGTTAGCAGCCAGCCTGAGCAGGCCTGA